The following proteins come from a genomic window of Nicotiana tomentosiformis chromosome 12, ASM39032v3, whole genome shotgun sequence:
- the LOC104116790 gene encoding 1-aminocyclopropane-1-carboxylate synthase-like, whose protein sequence is MGFISSIDNELLSKVATNNGHGENSAYFDGWKAYEIDPFHPTQNSDGVIQMGLAENQLCFDLIQEWVVKNPKASICTAEGSQDFKDIAIYQDYHGLPEFRSAVARFMGKVRGDRITFEPERIVMSGGATGAHELLAFCLADPGEAFLVPTPYYPGFDRDLRWRTGVQLFPVVCESSNNFKVTKEALEAAYQKAQESNITVKGLLLNNPSNPLGTILDRETLKDTVRFINEKNIHLVCDEIYAATIFNKPDFISISEVIMEEDVECDRDLIHIVYSLSKDLGFPGFRVGIIYSYNDVVTNCARKMSSFGLVSTQTQFLISNMLSDENFVTKFIGESSERLQKRHGMFTRGLAQVGINTLKSNAGLFIWMDLRRLLKELTFEAELELWRIIINEVKLNVSPGCSFHCSEPGWFRVCFANMDDETMRIALRRINNFVIQRKGIEGGVKKLQCRRSKLEINLSFRKLDDFMNSPHSPMSSPLVQART, encoded by the exons ATGGGGTTCATTTCAAGCATCGACAATGAGCTGCTTTCTAAGGTAGCAACCAATAATGGGCATGGTGAAAACTCAGCCTATTTTGATGGTTGGAAGGCCTATGAAATTGATCCTTTTCATCCAACACAAAATTCTGATGGGGTTATTCAGATGGGTCTCGCAGAAAATCAG CTTTGCTTTGATTTAATACAAGAATGGGTGGTGAAGAATCCAAAAGCCTCCATTTGCACAGCTGAAGGGTCTCAAGATTTCAAGGATATTGCAATTTATCAAGATTATCATGGTTTGCCAGAATTCCGAAGT gcTGTTGCAAGGTTCATGGGAAAAGTGAGAGGAGACAGAATAACATTTGAGCCAGAACGCATAGTTATGAGTGGAGGGGCTACTGGAGCTCATGAATTACTGGCCTTCTGCTTGGCTGATCCTGGAGAGGCATTTCTGGTTCCTACACCCTATTATCCAGG ATTTGACAGAGATTTGAGGTGGCGAACTGGGGTGCAACTTTTTCCTGTTGTTTGTGAAAGCTCTAACAATTTCAAGGTCACAAAAGAAGCCTTAGAAGCTGCATACCAGAAAGCTCAAGAATCCAATATTACAGTAAAGGGCTTGCTTTTAAACAATCCATCTAATCCACTGGGCACAATCTTAGACAGGGAAACATTAAAAGACACAGTAAGGTTCATTAACGAGAAAAACATCCACCTCGTATGTGACGAAATATACGCTGCCACAATCTTTAACAAGCCCGATTTCATCAGCATATCCGAAGTAATAATGGAGGAAGATGTTGAATGTGACCGCGATTTAATACACATTGTTTATAGCCTGTCAAAGGATTTGGGATTTCCTGGATTCAGAGTCGGGATTATTTACTCATACAACGATGTTGTAACAAATTGTGCCCGAAAAATGTCAAGTTTCGGGTTAGTTTCAACACAAACTCAATTCTTGATTTCAAACATGCTATCGGACGAAAATTTCGTTACGAAATTCATTGGTGAGAGTAGTGAAAGGTTACAAAAAAGACATGGCATGTTTACTAGGGGACTTGCACAAGTGGGGATTAACACATTGAAGAGTAACGCTGGCTTGTTTATATGGATGGATTTGAGAAGGCTTCTTAAGGAGCTTACATTCGAAGCTGAGCTCGAACTTTGGCGAATAATTATTAATGAAGTTAAACTTAATGTTTCGCCCGGTTGTTCTTTTCATTGTTCAGAGCCTGGTTGGTTTAGAGTTTGTTTTGCAAATATGGATGATGAAACTATGAGGATTGCCTTAAGAAGGATTAACAACTTTGTGATTCAACGTAAAGGGATTGAAGGAGGAGTCAAGAAATTACAATGTCGGAGGAGTAAATTGGAGATTAATTTATCGTtcagaaaattggatgattttatgAACTCTCCTCACTCTCCAATGTCTTCGCCTTTGGTCCAGGCTAGGACATAA